Proteins co-encoded in one Coregonus clupeaformis isolate EN_2021a chromosome 5, ASM2061545v1, whole genome shotgun sequence genomic window:
- the LOC121567066 gene encoding uncharacterized protein LOC121567066: MITMRGASTPELTKISYLAPGDHRERWREDAGHGPSTGPEARSHLQASRSADRLHVQPREVSRKMSTNSEYAVITYS, translated from the exons ATGATTACTATGCGAGGGGCCAGCACACCTGAGCTCACAAAGATCTCCTACCTGGCTCCGGGGGACCATAGAGAG AGGTGGAGAGAAGACGCAGGCCATGGCCCCAGCACCGGCCCTGAAGCTAGGTCCCACCTGCAGGCCTCCCGCTCAGCTGACAGACTGCATGTCCAGCCCCGAGAGGTCTCCAGGAAGATGAGCACAAACTCtgagtatgctgtcatcacctaCTCTTAA
- the LOC121567064 gene encoding neurogranin codes for MDCHVEECSPPQEEEDIMDIPLDDPEANKAAAKIQAGFRGHMTRKKIKPADKPEGEEEDEEVSSSGEALNGNQGETESGGSEGVERDDTSVPEQ; via the exons ATGGACTGCCACGTT GAGGAATGCAGCCCACCCCAGGAAGAGGAGGACATCATGGACATACCTCTGGACGACCCTGAGGCCAACAAGGCAGCTGCCAAGATCCAGGCTGGCTTCCGCGGTCACATGACCAGGAAGAAGATTAAGCCTGCTGACAAgcctgagggggaggaggaggatgaggaggtgaGCAGCAGTGGTGAGGCTCTCAACGGCAACCAGGGGGAAACAG AATCGGGAGGATCAGAAGGAGTAGAGAGAGATGACACATCAGTGCCGGAACAGTGA